Proteins from a genomic interval of Deltaproteobacteria bacterium:
- the pilO gene encoding type 4a pilus biogenesis protein PilO produces MALRDKLSLKGVGTKQKAVLYGLVVVAVLVGYYYLYYTPVKTQIDALQQQKVTLEGKIKEQRIIAKDLETFKKEVVKLEVQLNELLEQLPNSSEIPKLLRNISDVGKESGLDFLKFAPKGEVPREFYAEIPVDISVNGGFHDFGMFLDRVSRLSRIVNVSDVLFDRPVISRDKAVMTINCTARTFRFLKEKKPEK; encoded by the coding sequence ATGGCGCTTAGAGACAAGCTATCCTTGAAAGGCGTAGGGACAAAGCAGAAGGCGGTGCTTTACGGTTTGGTGGTTGTGGCAGTTCTCGTCGGCTACTATTACCTTTACTACACGCCGGTAAAAACCCAAATAGATGCCCTCCAGCAGCAGAAAGTGACCCTTGAGGGAAAAATCAAGGAACAGAGAATTATTGCCAAGGATCTCGAGACCTTTAAAAAAGAGGTGGTAAAGCTGGAGGTACAGCTCAATGAGCTGCTCGAACAGCTTCCGAACTCTTCTGAAATACCGAAGCTCTTGAGGAATATATCCGATGTTGGAAAAGAAAGCGGCTTGGATTTCCTGAAATTCGCACCGAAAGGGGAGGTGCCGAGAGAGTTTTATGCGGAAATACCGGTCGATATATCCGTCAACGGAGGTTTCCACGATTTCGGGATGTTCCTTGACCGGGTGAGCAGGCTGTCGAGAATCGTGAATGTATCCGACGTGCTCTTTGACAGGCCGGTTATCTCGAGGGACAAAGCTGTCATGACGATCAACTGCACCGCGAGGACTTTCAGATTCCTTAAGGAGAAAAAGCCTGAAAAATGA
- the pilM gene encoding type IV pilus assembly protein PilM translates to MNLFGKKELVGLDIGSSSIKIMKLKEMGVSFQVQKFGVFPLSPDTVVDGAIMDHSTVVETIKNGFADLGIRDKYVAASIEGHSVIIKKVVLPTTTPEDLEESIQWEVEQYIPFEVKDVKIDFQVIGPLRDDPTRMDVLLVAAKNDLVEEYVSVIREAGLVPSIIGVDSIAVGNAFEACSGISDEQLPMVVNLGSSFMNIIILDEGIPLFTRDVSMGGSMYNNEIQRQFGVSYSVAENMKKGEELEDFNPERVDAVVKNVSSIIATEVQRSYNFYAATYPDKLVTKVFLAGGAARARHLKELIEEKLSISAEIFDPLEGLMIDESSVNPDYVKNFGTAATVVTGLSMRKPGDK, encoded by the coding sequence ATGAATCTATTCGGAAAAAAAGAGCTTGTGGGATTGGACATCGGATCGTCGAGTATCAAGATCATGAAGTTGAAGGAGATGGGAGTTTCGTTTCAGGTTCAGAAATTCGGTGTTTTTCCCCTCTCTCCGGATACCGTCGTCGATGGGGCGATCATGGACCACAGCACGGTGGTGGAAACGATAAAGAACGGCTTTGCCGATCTCGGTATTCGGGACAAATACGTTGCGGCGTCGATTGAAGGACATTCAGTTATCATAAAAAAGGTTGTTCTGCCGACGACAACCCCTGAGGACCTCGAAGAATCAATTCAGTGGGAGGTAGAGCAGTACATACCCTTTGAAGTCAAGGATGTGAAGATAGATTTTCAGGTCATCGGGCCACTGCGGGACGATCCAACCCGGATGGACGTTTTGCTCGTTGCCGCGAAAAACGATCTCGTTGAGGAATACGTGTCGGTGATAAGAGAGGCAGGGCTCGTCCCATCGATAATCGGTGTGGATTCAATAGCCGTTGGGAACGCGTTCGAGGCCTGCTCGGGAATCTCGGACGAGCAACTTCCCATGGTGGTCAATCTGGGCTCCTCCTTCATGAACATCATCATTCTCGATGAGGGCATCCCTCTCTTTACCCGGGATGTGTCGATGGGCGGGTCCATGTACAACAATGAAATTCAGCGGCAGTTTGGCGTTTCATACAGTGTTGCAGAGAATATGAAAAAGGGAGAGGAGCTGGAGGATTTCAACCCGGAGCGGGTGGATGCCGTTGTAAAGAATGTGTCCAGCATCATAGCGACAGAAGTGCAAAGGTCCTACAACTTCTACGCAGCCACGTATCCCGATAAGCTGGTGACGAAGGTTTTCCTGGCAGGAGGGGCTGCCCGGGCCAGGCACCTGAAGGAATTAATTGAGGAAAAGCTCTCCATTTCTGCGGAAATATTTGATCCCCTCGAAGGACTCATGATCGATGAATCATCGGTTAATCCAGATTACGTGAAAAACTTCGGTACGGCGGCAACAGTTGTCACGGGGTTGTCAATGAGAAAACCAGGAGACAAGTAA
- a CDS encoding helix-turn-helix domain-containing protein: MKREMESQKYSEKNNVKKIRESQLMSKAELARRASVSVLTIDRIEKGMRCRMDTKRKIILALGLKLSDKNKVFGFDEEE, from the coding sequence ATGAAAAGAGAAATGGAAAGTCAAAAATATAGTGAAAAGAACAACGTAAAGAAGATACGGGAGAGCCAACTCATGAGTAAGGCAGAACTCGCGAGACGGGCGAGCGTGTCGGTGCTCACCATAGACAGGATCGAAAAGGGTATGCGGTGCAGAATGGATACCAAGCGGAAAATAATACTTGCCCTCGGATTGAAGCTCTCCGATAAGAATAAGGTTTTTGGCTTTGATGAAGAAGAATAG
- a CDS encoding response regulator: MKYKILVMDDEVNVRDVLKRVLEKEGFQVRTAENGKEGLAILESDPCDLVLADIKMPEMDGMEFLENAKERGIKSIIIMMSAFGTIKTVIKAVKKGAYYYVSKPFDIDEILVIIKKALDERALREENERLKRELERKYSFEGIIGRSKPMEEVFSLVEKGRDYDVSVLITGESGTGKELVARALHFSGERKRGVFVPVNCAALPENLIETELFGYKKGAFTDAQHDKKGLIEEADGGTLFLDEIPELSMPVQAKLLRFLQEGEIRRVGDTESRSVDVRVIAATSKKLNEEVARGSFREDLFYRLNKLVIHMPPLRERKEDIITLVEHFVNIFSQKVDKKIKGFSEEAFRLMTEYDWPGNVRELENVVERAVVMAETEIITPKYLEGPGEQIKKESVVTFMDFDPEKITLKEAIKELEMDMIKKALRKTEGRKPLAAKILGISHPALLYKIKEYDIN; encoded by the coding sequence TTGAAGTACAAAATTCTTGTCATGGATGATGAGGTGAACGTGCGGGATGTCCTGAAAAGGGTTCTTGAAAAGGAAGGCTTCCAAGTAAGGACTGCGGAGAACGGGAAAGAGGGTCTTGCAATCCTCGAGTCTGATCCCTGCGACCTTGTGCTGGCAGATATAAAAATGCCCGAGATGGACGGAATGGAGTTCCTTGAAAATGCAAAAGAAAGAGGCATAAAGTCTATCATCATAATGATGTCTGCATTTGGAACGATCAAGACCGTTATCAAGGCAGTCAAGAAAGGGGCGTACTACTATGTTTCGAAGCCTTTCGACATAGATGAAATCCTCGTCATCATCAAGAAAGCCCTCGACGAGAGGGCGCTGCGGGAGGAGAACGAGAGACTGAAGAGGGAACTGGAGAGGAAATACTCCTTTGAAGGGATTATCGGGAGAAGCAAACCGATGGAAGAGGTCTTTTCCCTCGTCGAGAAAGGCAGGGATTATGATGTTTCGGTATTGATCACCGGAGAGTCGGGTACGGGGAAGGAGCTGGTGGCGAGAGCGCTCCACTTCAGTGGTGAAAGAAAGAGGGGCGTTTTCGTTCCCGTAAATTGTGCCGCGCTTCCTGAGAACCTTATCGAAACGGAGCTCTTCGGATACAAGAAGGGGGCTTTTACCGATGCCCAGCACGACAAGAAGGGCCTCATCGAGGAGGCGGACGGGGGAACCCTGTTCCTCGATGAAATTCCGGAGCTGTCGATGCCTGTTCAGGCGAAGCTGCTCAGATTTCTTCAGGAGGGGGAAATACGACGTGTGGGGGATACAGAAAGCCGTTCAGTTGACGTAAGGGTGATTGCTGCAACGTCAAAGAAGTTAAATGAGGAGGTTGCGAGGGGCAGTTTCCGGGAAGATCTCTTTTACAGGCTCAACAAGCTAGTAATTCATATGCCCCCACTCAGGGAACGAAAGGAAGATATAATTACCCTGGTCGAACATTTCGTTAACATTTTCTCTCAAAAAGTCGATAAGAAAATAAAAGGATTCTCCGAGGAGGCGTTCAGGTTGATGACCGAATACGATTGGCCGGGAAATGTAAGGGAGCTGGAAAACGTTGTCGAGCGAGCCGTTGTCATGGCAGAAACGGAGATCATAACCCCGAAATATCTGGAGGGTCCTGGCGAACAGATAAAAAAAGAAAGTGTCGTTACTTTTATGGATTTTGATCCTGAAAAGATAACGTTGAAGGAGGCCATTAAAGAGCTTGAGATGGACATGATCAAAAAGGCCCTGAGGAAGACGGAAGGAAGAAAACCCCTTGCGGCAAAAATCCTCGGAATATCGCATCCTGCACTTTTGTATAAAATTAAAGAATATGATATAAATTGA